The following are encoded in a window of Rubrobacter naiadicus genomic DNA:
- a CDS encoding inorganic phosphate transporter, with translation MSLLEVLLLAASALFAWSMGSHYTGSVMGTAYGAGVLTLRRALGLAAVCVVIGATAAGLNVIGTYADLIESAPAVDVAASQIAASLVTIASTYYRLPVSTIQIYAFSLLGAALAAGLPVRGGLFGLVVLGWAAGPVLSLVLGFVLARAGLGIARRGRGALAAFLVVTALYSSFTMGSNDVSNAAASLADAGIFSPRVAALWGGVFMALGVVSWGRRLLERIGHEILPLDVPLAATAQFAKAAAISTLNAFGYNASINQSVVGGLAGVGLATDRSKLNRGALRNIALNWILSPLLGTVSAAVLDLLLHALL, from the coding sequence ATGAGCCTGCTGGAAGTCCTGCTTTTGGCCGCGAGCGCGCTGTTCGCGTGGAGCATGGGCAGCCACTACACCGGCTCGGTGATGGGTACGGCCTACGGCGCGGGGGTGCTCACGCTCCGGCGGGCGCTCGGGCTCGCGGCGGTCTGCGTCGTCATCGGGGCGACGGCCGCCGGGCTCAACGTCATCGGGACCTACGCGGACCTCATCGAGAGCGCCCCGGCGGTGGACGTCGCGGCCTCGCAGATAGCCGCCTCGCTGGTGACCATAGCCTCCACCTACTACAGGCTCCCGGTCTCGACGATCCAGATCTACGCGTTCTCGCTCCTCGGGGCGGCGCTCGCCGCGGGCCTCCCGGTGCGCGGGGGGCTCTTCGGGCTCGTCGTCCTGGGTTGGGCCGCAGGGCCCGTGCTGTCGCTCGTCCTGGGTTTCGTCCTGGCGCGCGCGGGGCTCGGCATCGCCCGGCGGGGCCGGGGGGCGCTCGCGGCGTTCCTCGTCGTGACCGCGCTCTACAGCTCGTTCACGATGGGTTCGAACGACGTGAGCAACGCCGCCGCCTCGCTCGCCGACGCCGGGATCTTCTCCCCCAGGGTCGCGGCGCTCTGGGGCGGGGTCTTCATGGCTTTGGGGGTGGTGAGCTGGGGCAGGCGGCTCCTGGAGCGGATCGGGCACGAGATCCTGCCGCTGGACGTGCCGCTCGCCGCGACGGCCCAGTTCGCCAAGGCCGCGGCGATCTCGACGCTGAACGCCTTCGGGTACAACGCCTCGATCAACCAGAGCGTCGTCGGCGGGCTCGCCGGGGTGGGGCTCGCGACCGACCGCAGCAAGCTCAACCGCGGCGCGCTGCGCAACATCGCCCTGAACTGGATCCTCTCGCCGCTGCTCGGGACCGTCTCAGCCGCGGTGCTGGACCTGCTGCTGCACGCCCTTCTCTGA
- a CDS encoding acyl-CoA mutase large subunit family protein: MLDRPYRGKREATCRRSALDTRKKSARESWEEAYSKSPERDAEFSTISGVPIKPLYTPEDLGDFDYEEKLGYPGEYPYTRGVYPTMYRGRLWTIRQFAGYGDAEETNRRFRYLLEQGQTGLSVAFDMPTLMGLDSDSPRSLGEVGTEGVAIDSLEDMERLFEGIPMDEITTSMTINAPAMVLLAMYVVAAEKKGIPPEKLGGTNQNDILKEYIAQKEWLYPPGPSMRIFKDMLVYATRHMPKWNTVSISGYHIREAGSTAAQELAFTLSDGFAYVEAGIEAGLGVDEFAPRFSFFFNSHIDFFEEIAKFRAARRIWAREMKERYGAKDPRSMRMRFHTQTAGCSLTAQEPYNNVVRTAFEALAAILGGTQSLHTNSLDEALALPTEEAVRIAVRTQQIAAHETGVANTIDPLGGSYFVEALTDEMERQAYAYFRQIDELGGVIPAIEQGFQMREIAEASARYQREMEEGRRRVVGVNVYEPEEETDVELHRIPPEVAERQIERVKDLKRRRDNRLVRQRLEELKRVARGDGNTMYPILECVRAYATEQEICDALKEVFGTYTETPVI, translated from the coding sequence ATGCTTGACCGCCCGTACAGAGGGAAGAGGGAAGCAACCTGCAGGAGGAGCGCCTTGGACACCAGGAAGAAGAGCGCCCGCGAGAGCTGGGAAGAGGCGTACTCGAAGAGCCCGGAGCGTGACGCGGAGTTCTCGACCATCTCCGGCGTGCCGATCAAACCGCTCTACACCCCGGAGGATCTCGGGGACTTCGATTACGAGGAGAAACTGGGCTACCCCGGCGAGTACCCCTACACCCGCGGGGTCTACCCCACGATGTACCGCGGCAGGCTATGGACGATAAGGCAGTTCGCCGGCTACGGGGACGCCGAGGAGACCAACCGGCGCTTCCGCTACCTGCTCGAGCAGGGCCAGACCGGGCTCTCCGTCGCCTTCGACATGCCCACCCTCATGGGGCTCGACTCCGACTCGCCGCGCTCTTTGGGCGAGGTGGGGACCGAGGGGGTCGCCATAGACTCCCTCGAGGACATGGAGCGGCTCTTCGAGGGCATCCCGATGGACGAGATCACGACCTCGATGACCATCAACGCCCCGGCGATGGTGCTTCTGGCGATGTACGTCGTCGCGGCCGAGAAGAAGGGGATCCCGCCGGAGAAGCTCGGGGGGACCAACCAGAACGACATCCTCAAGGAGTACATCGCGCAGAAGGAGTGGCTCTACCCGCCCGGCCCCTCGATGCGCATCTTCAAGGACATGCTCGTCTACGCCACGCGGCACATGCCGAAGTGGAACACGGTCTCCATCTCGGGCTACCACATCCGGGAGGCGGGCTCCACCGCGGCGCAGGAGCTGGCCTTCACCCTCTCCGACGGGTTCGCCTACGTCGAGGCCGGCATCGAGGCGGGGCTCGGGGTGGACGAGTTCGCCCCCCGCTTCTCGTTCTTCTTCAACTCGCACATAGACTTCTTCGAGGAGATCGCCAAGTTCCGCGCCGCGCGGCGCATCTGGGCGCGCGAGATGAAGGAGCGCTACGGGGCGAAGGACCCCAGGAGCATGAGGATGCGCTTCCACACCCAGACGGCGGGGTGCTCGCTCACGGCGCAGGAACCCTACAACAACGTCGTCCGCACGGCCTTCGAGGCGCTGGCGGCGATCCTGGGCGGCACCCAGTCGCTGCACACCAACTCGCTGGATGAGGCCCTGGCGCTGCCGACCGAGGAGGCGGTGCGCATAGCCGTGCGCACCCAGCAGATAGCGGCGCACGAGACGGGCGTGGCGAATACGATAGACCCTCTCGGCGGCTCGTACTTCGTCGAGGCCCTCACCGACGAGATGGAGCGGCAGGCCTACGCGTACTTCCGACAGATAGACGAGCTCGGCGGGGTCATCCCGGCGATCGAACAGGGCTTCCAGATGCGCGAGATCGCCGAGGCTTCCGCCCGCTACCAGCGGGAGATGGAGGAGGGGCGCCGTCGGGTGGTGGGCGTGAACGTCTACGAGCCCGAGGAGGAGACCGACGTCGAGCTGCACCGCATCCCGCCCGAGGTCGCGGAGCGTCAGATAGAGCGCGTCAAAGACCTCAAGAGGAGGCGCGACAACCGGCTGGTGCGCCAGCGCCTCGAGGAGCTCAAGCGGGTGGCCCGCGGCGACGGGAACACGATGTATCCCATACTCGAGTGTGTCCGCGCCTACGCCACCGAGCAGGAGATCTGCGACGCGCTCAAGGAGGTCTTCGGTACCTACACCGAGACCCCAGTGATCTAG
- the panC gene encoding pantoate--beta-alanine ligase produces MGAGLETASTPEEMRDLSERWRASGQTVGLVPTMGALHEGHLSLVRRARSECERVVVSIFVNPTQFGRGEDFETYPRDLERDRALLAREGADAVFSPTIEAMYGEEAPDLSSGERASVDPGRLGQMWEGEVRPGHFRGVATIVTMLFGAVRPHRAYFGEKDYQQLVIVRRMARELQLGVEVVGCPTVREEDGLAMSSRNVYLSPEEREAALSLSRALGRCAELAREGERSAKKLEAAMLEVCGREPLVGLQYAAVVDAESLETLERLGERPARAIIAARVGRTHLIDNAGIP; encoded by the coding sequence GTGGGAGCAGGGCTAGAGACGGCCTCGACCCCGGAGGAGATGCGCGACCTCTCGGAGCGCTGGCGCGCCTCCGGGCAGACCGTGGGGCTCGTCCCCACGATGGGCGCGCTGCACGAGGGACACCTCTCGCTCGTCCGCCGGGCCCGCTCAGAGTGTGAGAGGGTCGTGGTCTCGATCTTCGTCAACCCAACCCAGTTCGGGCGGGGGGAGGACTTCGAGACCTACCCTCGCGACCTCGAGCGTGACCGGGCCCTGCTCGCCCGCGAGGGCGCGGACGCCGTCTTCTCCCCGACCATCGAGGCGATGTACGGGGAGGAGGCCCCCGACCTCTCCTCCGGAGAGCGCGCCTCGGTGGATCCGGGCAGGCTCGGTCAGATGTGGGAGGGGGAGGTGAGGCCGGGGCACTTCCGGGGTGTCGCCACGATCGTCACGATGCTCTTCGGCGCGGTGAGGCCGCACCGGGCGTACTTCGGGGAGAAGGACTACCAGCAGCTCGTCATCGTGCGCAGGATGGCGCGGGAACTTCAGCTCGGGGTGGAGGTGGTGGGCTGCCCGACGGTGCGCGAGGAGGATGGTCTCGCGATGAGCAGCCGCAACGTCTACCTCTCCCCCGAAGAGAGGGAGGCGGCGCTCTCCCTCTCCAGGGCGCTCGGACGGTGCGCCGAGCTGGCGCGGGAGGGCGAGCGCTCAGCGAAGAAGCTGGAGGCGGCGATGCTGGAGGTCTGTGGCAGAGAGCCGCTCGTCGGGCTGCAGTACGCCGCGGTGGTCGACGCGGAGAGCCTGGAGACGCTCGAGAGGCTCGGAGAGAGGCCGGCCCGGGCGATCATCGCCGCCCGGGTCGGCCGGACCCACCTCATAGACAACGCCGGGATACCCTAG
- the panB gene encoding 3-methyl-2-oxobutanoate hydroxymethyltransferase, producing MPGRSLPRLLADARAEGRRLAMVSIYDAPTAALCCEAGVDMILVGDSLGNVILGYESTIPVTMQDMLRHTGAVVRGVASSPRPDVPVVADLPFGSYATLESATENGAALVRAGAQAVKLEGADRAALEGIRALVGMGVPVVGHLGFTPQSSLSFGSVVQGKSAEAARRLLEDARAVEEAGCCAVVLEAVPSEVARRITEELSISTIGIGAGAACDAQVLVWHDLVGLSAGPPLRFVRRYAEVREVLQRATGEFVAEVRSGAFPAPEHGWNLDEEESRRWEQG from the coding sequence TTGCCCGGGAGATCCCTCCCCCGTCTGCTCGCCGACGCCCGCGCCGAAGGCCGGCGCCTCGCCATGGTCTCGATCTACGACGCCCCGACCGCGGCTCTCTGCTGCGAGGCGGGGGTGGACATGATCCTGGTCGGGGATTCTTTAGGCAACGTCATCCTCGGCTACGAGAGCACCATCCCGGTCACGATGCAGGATATGTTGCGGCACACCGGGGCGGTGGTCCGCGGGGTAGCGAGCTCGCCGCGCCCGGACGTCCCGGTGGTCGCAGACCTTCCATTCGGGAGCTACGCCACGCTGGAGAGCGCGACCGAGAACGGCGCCGCCCTCGTGCGGGCCGGAGCGCAGGCGGTAAAGCTGGAGGGTGCCGACCGGGCCGCCCTGGAAGGCATCCGGGCGCTCGTCGGGATGGGCGTCCCCGTCGTCGGGCACCTCGGGTTCACCCCTCAGTCCTCGCTCAGCTTCGGGAGCGTCGTGCAGGGCAAAAGCGCAGAGGCGGCCCGGAGGTTGCTGGAGGACGCCAGAGCCGTCGAGGAAGCCGGCTGCTGTGCGGTGGTTCTGGAGGCGGTCCCCTCCGAGGTCGCCCGGCGGATCACCGAAGAGCTCTCCATCTCCACGATCGGCATCGGGGCCGGGGCGGCCTGCGACGCGCAGGTGCTCGTCTGGCACGATCTCGTCGGCCTTTCTGCTGGACCGCCGCTGCGCTTCGTCCGGCGCTACGCCGAAGTACGGGAGGTTCTCCAGCGGGCCACCGGGGAGTTCGTCGCGGAGGTCCGCTCCGGCGCGTTCCCCGCGCCCGAGCACGGCTGGAACCTCGACGAGGAGGAGAGCCGCCGGTGGGAGCAGGGCTAG
- a CDS encoding DUF5612 domain-containing protein, with protein sequence MSGVEEAPLALVVRTPDEPGILHALTSVILDHRANITYIDISERRGGESRIYLELEDVPSPEVLVADIEGLPVVREVERAPSFAKVYGKRIIVVGGGAQVGQVVVGAVAEADRHNIRGEKISVDTIPLVGEENLAAAVRAVARLPRAVALVLAGALMGGDVARAVYEIRERGIIVLSLNMAGSVPEAADLVVSDPVQCGVMAVMAVASSARFDIDRQRGRRY encoded by the coding sequence ATGAGCGGGGTCGAGGAGGCACCCCTGGCGCTCGTGGTGCGTACCCCGGACGAGCCGGGGATACTGCACGCGCTCACCAGCGTCATACTCGACCACCGGGCGAACATCACCTACATAGACATCTCCGAGCGGCGGGGAGGGGAGTCGAGGATCTACCTCGAGCTGGAGGACGTACCCTCCCCGGAGGTGCTCGTGGCGGACATCGAGGGGCTGCCGGTAGTCCGGGAGGTCGAGCGGGCCCCTTCGTTCGCCAAGGTCTACGGCAAGAGGATCATCGTCGTCGGCGGCGGGGCGCAGGTGGGGCAGGTCGTCGTCGGGGCGGTCGCGGAGGCCGACCGGCACAACATCCGGGGCGAGAAGATCTCGGTGGACACCATCCCGCTCGTGGGGGAGGAGAACCTGGCGGCCGCGGTGCGCGCGGTGGCGCGCCTTCCGCGGGCGGTGGCGCTGGTTCTGGCCGGGGCGCTCATGGGCGGGGACGTGGCGCGGGCGGTCTACGAGATAAGGGAGCGGGGCATCATCGTGCTCTCGTTGAACATGGCCGGCAGCGTTCCGGAGGCGGCGGACCTCGTCGTGAGCGACCCGGTGCAGTGCGGCGTGATGGCGGTGATGGCCGTAGCCTCCTCGGCCCGCTTCGACATAGACAGACAGCGGGGCCGCCGCTACTGA